A window of Phalacrocorax carbo chromosome 12, bPhaCar2.1, whole genome shotgun sequence genomic DNA:
ATGTAGATGTAGGTAATTATTTGGCATAAAGGATTTTAGCCTAACATATCAgttcatttcagctttttctgccAGCCCTCTCATGGAAGACATGGTTTTCCACAGATGGTTTTGCTGACAGTCCCTGCATCGACACACCCAGGGCCAAGCAGTGTAGCATTCGCGCTGGAAGGCGGCCAAGTCTAAAATCCCCTTTCTTCACTGATCTGACTTTTCACCTTCAGGTCAGGAGGTAATTTGTATCATTTGTCTTCAGTCAGCCGCTGACTGTGATGAACGAGTGCCCTCTCATGGGACTTCAGGGGGCACCGTGATGCTTCTCTTGTTTGACTTTGTAGCTAGCCCAGCTCCTCCATTCACACTGGTACCTCCTAGGAGTGTCTCCTAAACCGGACCAAATTatctcaaaagcaaaactgtattttcattattttgctttaactCTTAGTTTATAAcaaacatttagaaaatgtcTAAAAAGTCTTTTCGCCACTTTCTTACGTCatttgcaaaggaagaaaatacaaactctAAGAACACAGCAAAATTACTTATCTATGAGAAATTTGAAATCCCAGCTCTGTGGCTGAGCCCTCCTCCTCACTGAGCAGTGAGAATCAAAGCCCCATTCTGCAGGAGCTCAGAGGTTCCTCTGGGCTCCAGGGCATGGGGAAGGGAGATGGAAATGGCAACATGCAGGAGAAATAAAGAGCTGAAGGTACCACCctgaaataaagaacagaagCAACACTGCAGGTGACCTGGTCCCTCAGGAAGTATCCTTCCTTCCTGTTAGCCACGGCAGTCATTAGAAGAGACAGTTTCCCATTTCAAGGAAGCTTAGAAAAGTACTAAACAAAAGTAGTGATGCAAAGTCCTCATCAAATGATCTACCCCACAGTGCTAGGTTTTTCCTTGTCCCAAAGTCCTGCACATCGGTGGGGCAATCCCatgcacaaatacaggctggacAGAGAATGGTTTGAGAGCACTTAACAGCTAGACCCAACAGTGGGAAAACCCAGAGCCTGGGTGGAACGCAGCAAGCATCACATGCATCTGCATTTAGAGGAAAGTGCTAAGCACACAGCAGAGTCAGGAATCGAAACTGTCTTCTGCGTCCCTTCTACTATTTAGACACAAGATTGACCTTCCTTGTGCCCAAGGAAGAGAGAACAAGGAGGACATAAACACTTCAGATGGATAAAATGAtgtgctcagccccacagccctcAGACGCCCTTTGAAGGTGCAATCTTGAGGGGTGGATGCGTATTGCTCCAGCAGGCCATAACCTCAACTATTCACGTCTGCCTTCAGAGATGAAGGGTCACTTTGTAAAATATTGATGTCATCCAGGAAAAGAGCATAAAAAATGTGCAGGTTCCTCGGTGTAAGAGAGCTTTCTCATGCAGAGCATCTCTTCTGTTCAGTGCTTGACTAAAGCTACAACACTAACAAAGCTCCTACCACAAAGTGGAGTTGTATTTATTGAACCATAAGGACTGAAGCTGCATTTCAAATACTGACCTATCATTTATTCATGTAAGAAAGGCTTTACAGAGTTTTGCAGCACAAAACTATTGCTGCTATTCTTTAAACCTCCCATCAAAACCTAATAGCTCCCCTTCCTGCCTTTACAAATTCACAGGGTTGGTTTTAtctagtgtttttattttttcctggattttccAAACACTGCAAATAAACTAAATGAAATGTGCATCATCTCAAGGTTTAATCCAAAACATCATTAAACAAAAGCAGGCTGGAAGTTACTGAGCATCCATCacctgtatttttcaaaactattAACTCCAGTGGTTTCAAGGTAAGCTAATATGGAGCAAATCCATAAACTTCACCCCAAAAATATACAAGAAATGTCAAAGGTTAATAGAGTCAACTTGCCTGAATACCAGAGGACATGTTTACTTACCAAACCGTTTTCTTGTCCACCAGTGGGGCTCTTTGATTGCTGAGAACCGAACGTCAGGGTGCAGCCTGAGCCGGTCGTACAGGTCTGTCGTCCCACACTTGGGCTGGCCAATGATGTAGAAATGGGGGAGACAGCGCAGGCGGTAGTGTTTGTCCTTATAATGGTACAAGTGGTTCCAAAATACCTTCCTGAGGTAATCAAATATGGTTCGAAAGCGCTTTGAATACAGTGCATAGGAGTTTGTTGCATAAGGATCTGTGGTTGTGTTTCCTCTGTATTCTTCATACCAACAAGGATTCTTGCTATTTGGAAGGAATTTATTAGGAATTACAGAAAACATCTGCAACATAAAAGAGCAACAAATTCAGTCAAGGCAGCAAAAAATTGACATTTATACTTTTCTTAGCACAGTGAGAGAACACAACAGAAGCACGATGAGGACATTTTTAACCCTTATTTTATTAACTACAAAGTCGACTTAACTTATTTCTTCTGATGACCTTGGAACCAAATCCTGTACGATCAGTTGTACTGGGAGAGGAGTACATTTagaaatccttttattttaagtCCAGGAAGGACCTCAATAATCCCCCAACTCCCCTGCAACTccaagaattaatttttaaagtcaaaCATGTAATACTCAAATCAAATTAActtccagtttttaaaaactggttcagttaaaaactgaaacacaggtttGCAATGACTGGATTTTTGGGGAGGCATATTGGTAATCAGTTATTAGAAAGGCTCCTTTCTTGCTTATCATTTAAGGTGACTAGCAAATATAAATCAGAATGATTTTGCATGAGGCAAGGTAAAAATTCAATGAGATGGTACAGCTATTGGAAGACTGCCTGATTTTTTGCTTCAGGTGTCAAGACCATTTATATAACTCGTTTATTTTGCCCATGACTCAGAAAGACGTGATCTCCAATATCAACTTTTCAGCTCGTGTAACTCAGGAGGCTCTAGGTGGTGTAAATCGCTATATGAACATCTGAGCAGCTGcactttttttaatctcagttaAAGATTGACCCAAAAGTCTTGAAATAAGCAAGCATACAGCAGTTTCATACACACTTTAATTCATACTTACATGTGGCTCTTGTTTCTTCAGCTCTTCTAAATCAGGGTGCTGTCTCGTTATAAACTCTAACTTTGAAGTAATAGTGTCAATAATTAATTTAATGCTTGGATAATCCTTCACATATGAAATATTCATTTTAGAAGGCTGGTAATGGTCTTTCATGTCACTAAGGCTTTCATTGTCCATTAAGCTTGGATTGCTAGTAAAAGCTCCGTAATGGAAGGGAGATGGTATTAACAACAGGCCATGCTTGGCTCCAGTCAGTATGTAGGATGCCATCACTAGAGTCATTATAATCAACCCAAATATTAAGCTGCATAGCTTCCCCTTCCTCAAGCAGAAAAATCCATTCCAGCTTTCACTGTGATCAGTCCTTACTTCCAGAACTGCAAGCAACTTCATCTGCTTGCTATCGGTGTACAAAGGgatcttattttctcctttgcaaACAGGACACTTCTGGTTATTGTGATTAGGTCCACGGCATCTGAAACACTGTCTGTGCAAGTCATTTGGTAATAAATGTATACAACAATTAATGCAATACCTCATATTACTACTGTTAAACTCCTATATTAACGAGCCAAGCACAGCCATAAAAATGTTGCTGAAGTATATGAGTCATCTTCTGTAAGGCTGAAATTATTCAATTCCTTGAGTGATTCTACGACTACTCAGCAACACAAAAGGACAGGTTCAAACCAGAATAGTTAAGAGTACTCAAAAAGTGATATAtgtcacaaagaaaaaaaacccaaccagcaacacacaaaaatagtTGTACTGTGGACGTGGTTTCAATAATTTGGCTCAGTAAGAGGAGTGTGGCAAAGTAAGAATCAGCTACACAGCTGGCTCAAGTTTTTCCCATTGAACAAAAtgagaatgaagaaaaatcatcacgtagcataaaaatatgcaaaaaataaaaataactcattGTCCTCTGATTTACGCTGTAATAGGAAAATATGGGTAGAAATTCCCAGGTATTCTTAAAACAAGTGGGTTCCAAACCAAGCCACTGCTAGTGGAGGCTCCATCTTCCCAGAGGTGATTTCAAAGATTTGCATTGTATAacctaaagaaacaaaaacatacGTATAGGTACACCCAGAACAGCAGATGTGATACCTACATTCACCTTCACTCAAAGCTGTAGCAAAATATAATCTACTACAAGTAATTTCACCACTCTATTTGAAAGATGTCGTCTATTTGCCAAGTCTATTAATTACAGCACTCACGATATTAAACCCAGGAAACTTTCAGCTTCAAGTTCACAGTGAGTTGCCCTTTCTTTTCAGTCGCCCATCTGCTCACATCGACGAACAGTTGCTACCACAGGTAACACTACACgacttccctcagctgctcacTAACCTATCTGACAGATCTTAATCTGCTCTTTAAATACGGAAGCATTTTTGGACAGTGTCCAGTAACACAGGTTTCAATACTCACCCTCTATCTGTGCATAGGGACCTTAAATTAACTATCCTGAAGTCAGGTAGGAACCTAGTTAAGAGGACAAGGCAGGGATAAGGTAACAGTCTCCTTTCAAGCATATGACATGAAGAGTCAAACAAAAACCCTAAAAGCCACAAGTAAAACATTCAGCAAATTGAAGGGGTTAAATAATAGACACATTTTGAGGTCAAAAATAAACTCTCTATTTTGAGAAGCCTTACTGTCAAATACAAAAGCTCACAGATAATATACCTTCTATATACTagaaaaattttttattttctagaattatttttctggggGAACTAAAGACCGGACATATTTTCAAACAATCTTGAAAAGTCAGAAGCAAAGTGATAAACTGGCAtaggatgaaaaggaaaagaaaaagacggGGGAAACCTAAGGGACAGTAGTAATGTATGGCTCTGATGGGCAACTTCCATTTTGGCTTTTGCCAGCTGATAAGGACAGAACTTCCCTTTAGTCCCCGGGAACAAAGACACCTTCAGGCTCCAGTGCTCGTTGTCCATCCCGATGTGGATGCCCATGAAAGCAGCAACCCAGCTCCACCCCAACACCTCCATCTCTCAGCACCACCCAGGACCTGGTCCATCACAACCCACTTTTCAGCCCTTCCAGACAACCCCAGTATTAAC
This region includes:
- the CHST15 gene encoding carbohydrate sulfotransferase 15 — protein: MRYCINCCIHLLPNDLHRQCFRCRGPNHNNQKCPVCKGENKIPLYTDSKQMKLLAVLEVRTDHSESWNGFFCLRKGKLCSLIFGLIIMTLVMASYILTGAKHGLLLIPSPFHYGAFTSNPSLMDNESLSDMKDHYQPSKMNISYVKDYPSIKLIIDTITSKLEFITRQHPDLEELKKQEPHMFSVIPNKFLPNSKNPCWYEEYRGNTTTDPYATNSYALYSKRFRTIFDYLRKVFWNHLYHYKDKHYRLRCLPHFYIIGQPKCGTTDLYDRLRLHPDVRFSAIKEPHWWTRKRFGIIRLRDGFHDRYPVEDYLDLFDLAAHQIQGVLQSEAAKERVKTNNIIIGEASASTMWDNNAWIFFYDNSTEGEPPFLIQDFIHAFQPNAKLIIMLRDPVERLYSDYLYFASANKSVEDFHEKVAESLQLFENCMLDYSLRACVYNNTLNNAMPVRLQVGLYVVYLLDWLTVFNKDQILVLRLEDHASNVKYTMHMVFQFLDLGPLSEKQEALITKSPASNTRRPEDRSLGPMLPTTKAILRDFYRPFNTKLAQVLFDDAFLWKRT